From one Nocardioides sp. Kera G14 genomic stretch:
- the serS gene encoding serine--tRNA ligase yields MIDPRILRDEPDRVRASQAKRGLSDDVVDAALAADATRRASIQVFESKRAEQKKAGALVAKASAEERPALLAQTKALAAEVKELEAANREAEAAWDAALRAIPNVTADETPAGGEDDFVVLETVGTPRDFAAEGFQPRDHVELGELLGAIDLERGAKVSGSRFYFLTGVGAELEFALINLALEQAREAGFTQVVAPALVRPEAMAGTGFLDQVDDGVYKVDDLYLVGTSEVPMAAYHSDEILDPETLPRRYAAFSSCFRKEAGSAGKDTKGIIRVHQFEKVEMFVYTTLEEAPAEHERLLAWEKAFLDKLELAYQVIDVAAGDLGPSAVRKFDCEAWIPTQGKYRELTSTSNCTDFQSRRLDIRQRTAEGSTVPVATLNGTLTAVTRAIVAVLETHQQADGSVRVPKALQKWMGREVLTPVAR; encoded by the coding sequence GTGATCGACCCCCGCATCCTCCGTGACGAGCCTGACCGCGTGCGAGCCTCCCAGGCGAAGCGTGGACTGAGTGACGACGTGGTGGATGCGGCGCTCGCGGCCGACGCCACCCGACGCGCCTCGATCCAGGTCTTCGAGTCCAAGCGGGCCGAGCAGAAGAAGGCGGGTGCGCTGGTCGCCAAGGCCTCCGCCGAGGAGCGGCCCGCCCTGCTCGCGCAGACCAAGGCGCTCGCCGCCGAGGTCAAGGAGCTCGAGGCCGCCAACCGCGAGGCCGAAGCGGCGTGGGACGCCGCACTGCGCGCCATCCCCAACGTCACCGCCGACGAGACCCCGGCCGGTGGCGAGGACGACTTCGTGGTGCTCGAGACCGTCGGCACTCCGCGTGACTTCGCGGCCGAGGGCTTCCAGCCGCGGGACCACGTCGAGCTCGGCGAGCTGCTCGGCGCCATCGACCTCGAGCGTGGCGCGAAGGTGTCGGGCTCGCGCTTCTACTTCCTCACCGGTGTCGGTGCCGAGCTCGAGTTCGCGCTGATCAACCTTGCGCTGGAGCAGGCCCGCGAGGCCGGCTTCACCCAGGTCGTCGCCCCCGCACTCGTCCGCCCCGAGGCGATGGCCGGCACCGGCTTCCTCGACCAGGTCGACGACGGGGTCTACAAGGTGGACGACCTCTACCTCGTCGGCACGTCCGAGGTCCCGATGGCGGCATACCACTCCGACGAGATCCTCGACCCCGAGACGCTTCCCCGGCGGTACGCCGCCTTCTCCTCGTGTTTCCGCAAGGAGGCGGGCTCTGCAGGGAAGGACACCAAGGGCATCATCCGGGTGCACCAGTTCGAGAAGGTCGAGATGTTCGTCTACACGACCCTCGAGGAGGCGCCGGCGGAGCACGAGCGACTGCTCGCCTGGGAGAAGGCGTTCCTCGACAAGCTCGAGCTGGCCTACCAGGTGATCGACGTCGCCGCCGGCGACCTCGGCCCCTCCGCGGTACGGAAGTTCGACTGCGAGGCGTGGATCCCGACGCAGGGGAAGTACCGCGAGCTCACCTCGACCTCGAACTGCACCGACTTCCAGTCCCGTCGCCTCGACATCCGGCAGCGCACGGCCGAGGGCAGCACCGTCCCCGTCGCCACGCTCAACGGCACGCTCACCGCCGTCACCCGCGCGATCGTCGCCGTCCTCGAGACCCACCAGCAGGCAGACGGCTCGGTGAGGGTCCCCAAGGCGCTGCAGAAGTGGATGGGTCGCGAGGTCCTCACGCCGGTCGCCCGATGA
- a CDS encoding YegS/Rv2252/BmrU family lipid kinase codes for MTLCWGLALLGLAVITWLLVHTGVTDGLDDSLKGFVTYDGFWHWNADGIAWTFSFWPMVGASLVFVGTLAFKGYRRAAAWVAALMALDFVLTPLLQALVGRPRPPWQDTLGLIHAHTAFPSGHVMHSTVFFGIAIALTRIFIRKKGVRRLLTAACTLVILLVAVDRLVLGRHHLTDVVAAILIGSGLVLIGLAAYSPIPLLTVVPQPLALPAAPAHDRRCAVVLNPIKVDSVGAFQATVSEIALASGWEEPRYYLTTVDDSGTGQAAQAAVDGAALVLVCGGDGTVREVCAELAGTGISVGVIPAGTGNLLARNLALPLYLRSAVDVAFNGQDRAIDMVEVSGDNMEDSHFLVMAGMGFDAAIMEGANETVKAKIGWLAYVLSGMRALMFPAVKVEISIDGGEFTKHRARTIVVGNVGTLTAGMPLIPDASIDDGLLDVVLLHPQRFWSWVPLAFRILAKRPHIDDTINRFTGREVIIRADRETPRQLDGDPVGEGKELIMRNIHGRLLIRVAR; via the coding sequence ATGACACTCTGCTGGGGCCTCGCCCTCCTCGGACTCGCCGTGATCACGTGGCTCCTCGTCCACACCGGCGTCACCGACGGGCTCGACGACTCGCTCAAGGGCTTCGTGACCTACGACGGCTTCTGGCACTGGAACGCCGACGGCATCGCGTGGACCTTCAGCTTCTGGCCGATGGTGGGCGCCTCCCTCGTCTTCGTCGGCACGCTCGCCTTCAAGGGCTACCGCCGCGCGGCCGCCTGGGTGGCGGCGCTGATGGCGCTCGACTTCGTCCTCACCCCCCTGCTGCAGGCGCTCGTCGGGCGCCCCCGGCCGCCGTGGCAGGACACGCTCGGCCTGATCCACGCGCACACGGCCTTCCCCAGCGGGCACGTCATGCACTCGACGGTCTTCTTCGGCATCGCGATCGCCCTGACCCGGATCTTCATCCGCAAGAAGGGCGTACGTCGCCTCCTGACCGCCGCGTGCACGCTGGTGATCCTGCTCGTGGCCGTCGACCGGCTCGTGCTCGGCCGGCACCACCTGACCGATGTCGTGGCCGCGATCCTGATCGGGTCCGGCCTCGTGCTGATCGGGCTGGCGGCGTACTCACCCATCCCGCTGCTCACGGTGGTGCCGCAGCCGCTGGCCCTGCCGGCGGCGCCTGCGCACGACCGGCGGTGTGCCGTGGTGCTCAACCCGATCAAGGTCGACTCGGTCGGCGCGTTCCAGGCGACGGTCAGCGAGATCGCGCTGGCGAGCGGCTGGGAGGAGCCGCGGTACTACCTCACGACGGTCGACGACTCCGGCACCGGCCAGGCCGCCCAGGCAGCGGTCGACGGCGCCGCGCTCGTGCTGGTCTGCGGTGGTGACGGCACCGTGCGCGAGGTCTGCGCGGAGCTCGCCGGCACCGGCATCTCTGTCGGCGTGATCCCGGCAGGCACGGGCAACCTGCTGGCCCGCAACCTCGCGCTGCCGCTCTATCTCCGCTCGGCCGTCGACGTGGCCTTCAACGGCCAGGACCGCGCGATCGACATGGTCGAGGTCTCCGGCGACAACATGGAGGACTCGCACTTCCTCGTCATGGCGGGCATGGGCTTCGACGCCGCGATCATGGAGGGCGCCAACGAGACCGTGAAGGCGAAGATCGGCTGGCTCGCCTACGTCCTCTCCGGCATGCGCGCGCTGATGTTCCCTGCGGTGAAGGTCGAGATCTCCATCGACGGCGGTGAGTTCACCAAGCACCGCGCCCGCACGATCGTCGTCGGCAACGTCGGCACGCTCACCGCCGGCATGCCACTCATCCCCGACGCGTCGATCGACGACGGCCTCCTCGACGTCGTGCTGCTGCACCCGCAGCGGTTCTGGTCGTGGGTCCCGCTGGCCTTCCGGATCCTCGCCAAGCGCCCGCACATCGACGACACCATCAACCGCTTCACCGGCCGCGAGGTGATCATCCGTGCCGACCGCGAGACGCCGCGCCAGCTCGACGGCGATCCCGTCGGCGAGGGCAAGGAACTGATCATGCGGAACATCCACGGCCGGCTGCTCATCCGCGTCGCCCGCTGA